The Kluyvera intermedia genome window below encodes:
- the damX gene encoding cell division protein DamX has protein sequence MDEFKPEDELKPDPSDRRTGRSRQASDRDSEPQINFDDVELDADERRPSRSRKAREEDEPEDEYYESDDDGEADDEVVERRPRQRKNAAPRKPASRQYIMMGLGIVVLLVLIVGIGSALKAPSSSNDQSTSAEKSISLSGDAADQANAAAPAPGTSTQQDVSLPPISSTPTQGQETAAPDGQQRVEVQGDLNNALTQQQDQIDNAVVNSTLPTEPATVAPIRNGARPATNAAETPRQTTATTRPERKNTVIESKPQPTATVKTPAAQSKPVAQSKPVTAAPKQTETAAATTPAKAPATQSAKPAATTAAPAATAAPAATAATTAPAATAKATPAPATAATGKSAGDVNSLKSASGSHYTLQLSSSSNYDNLSGWAKKENLKNYVVYETSRNGQPWYVLVSGIYASKDDAKRAVTTLPADVQAKNPWAKPLRQVQTDLK, from the coding sequence ATGGATGAATTTAAACCAGAAGACGAGCTGAAACCCGATCCCAGCGATCGTCGTACTGGTCGTTCTCGTCAGGCTTCCGATCGTGACAGCGAGCCACAGATCAATTTTGATGATGTGGAACTCGATGCTGACGAGCGTCGCCCTTCTCGTAGCCGAAAAGCGCGTGAAGAAGATGAGCCAGAGGACGAATATTATGAATCCGATGATGATGGTGAGGCTGATGACGAAGTCGTAGAGCGTCGCCCACGTCAACGTAAAAATGCTGCGCCGCGTAAACCTGCCTCTCGTCAGTACATCATGATGGGGCTGGGGATTGTGGTATTGCTGGTGCTGATTGTCGGCATTGGCTCGGCATTAAAAGCGCCGTCATCGTCAAACGATCAAAGTACATCAGCCGAAAAGAGCATCTCTCTTTCTGGTGATGCTGCCGATCAGGCTAATGCGGCAGCTCCTGCGCCGGGAACGAGCACGCAGCAGGATGTTTCTTTACCTCCAATTTCCTCCACGCCGACTCAGGGCCAGGAAACGGCAGCACCAGACGGCCAGCAGCGCGTCGAAGTGCAGGGTGACCTGAATAATGCGCTGACTCAACAGCAAGATCAGATCGACAACGCGGTGGTCAATTCAACACTGCCGACCGAGCCTGCGACTGTTGCACCAATCCGTAATGGCGCGCGTCCGGCTACGAATGCAGCGGAAACACCTCGCCAGACTACGGCAACAACGCGTCCTGAGCGTAAGAATACGGTGATTGAATCTAAGCCACAGCCTACAGCAACGGTGAAAACCCCAGCCGCGCAGAGCAAACCTGTTGCCCAAAGCAAACCTGTGACGGCGGCGCCTAAGCAAACTGAAACTGCGGCGGCCACGACTCCAGCTAAAGCACCTGCAACGCAATCTGCTAAACCGGCTGCAACGACGGCTGCACCTGCCGCCACGGCTGCACCTGCCGCCACGGCTGCAACTACGGCACCAGCTGCAACTGCTAAAGCGACGCCAGCTCCTGCAACGGCTGCGACCGGTAAGTCTGCGGGCGATGTCAATTCACTGAAATCCGCATCGGGTTCGCATTACACCCTGCAGCTCAGCTCCTCTTCAAACTACGACAACCTCAGCGGTTGGGCGAAGAAAGAGAATCTGAAAAACTACGTGGTGTATGAGACGTCCCGTAACGGTCAGCCATGGTATGTGCTGGTAAGCGGTATTTACGCCTCAAAAGATGATGCGAAACGTGCCGTGACCACGCTGCCAGCTGACGTCCAGGCGAAGAACCCGTGGGCGAAACCGCTGCGTCAGGTTCAGACCGACCTGAAATAA
- the dam gene encoding adenine-specific DNA-methyltransferase — translation MKKNRAFLKWAGGKYPLLDDIRHHLPDGDCLVEPFVGAGSVFLNTDFSRYILADINSDLIELYKIVKTRADEYIEQARVMFVPETNNAECYYLLREEFNRSSDLFRRAVLFLYLNRHGYNGLCRYNLRGEFNVPFGRYKKPYFPEAELRHFAVKAQYAEFYCESYEACMTRADARSVVYCDPPYAPLTATANFTAYHTNSFSLEQQAFLAQKAEELVSQRIPVLISNHRTPMTLDWYKNAAETYTVKVRRSISRNGGTRKKVEELLALYRPPGKK, via the coding sequence ATGAAAAAAAATCGCGCTTTTCTTAAATGGGCGGGGGGAAAGTACCCTCTGCTCGACGATATAAGACATCATCTGCCTGATGGCGATTGTCTGGTTGAACCTTTCGTTGGTGCTGGATCGGTATTCCTGAATACCGATTTTTCGCGTTATATCCTCGCTGATATCAACAGCGACCTCATTGAACTCTATAAAATAGTCAAAACGCGCGCCGATGAGTATATCGAGCAGGCGCGGGTGATGTTTGTGCCTGAAACAAACAACGCCGAATGCTACTACCTGCTGCGTGAAGAGTTTAACCGCAGTAGTGACCTGTTCCGTCGCGCCGTGTTGTTTTTATACCTTAATCGCCACGGCTATAACGGCCTGTGTCGCTATAACCTGCGCGGTGAGTTTAACGTCCCGTTTGGGCGTTATAAGAAACCTTACTTCCCGGAAGCTGAGCTGCGTCACTTTGCCGTGAAGGCACAGTATGCTGAATTTTATTGTGAATCGTATGAAGCGTGTATGACGCGTGCCGATGCGCGTTCGGTCGTGTATTGCGATCCGCCATATGCACCCTTAACGGCGACGGCGAACTTCACCGCATACCATACCAACAGCTTCAGCCTTGAACAGCAGGCTTTTCTGGCTCAAAAGGCAGAAGAGCTGGTGTCCCAGCGTATTCCGGTACTCATTTCTAATCATCGCACCCCGATGACGTTAGATTGGTATAAAAACGCGGCAGAAACGTATACCGTAAAAGTTCGACGCAGCATTAGCCGCAATGGCGGCACGCGTAAAAAGGTGGAAGAGCTGTTGGCGCTGTATCGGCCACCAGGGAAAAAATAA
- the rpe gene encoding ribulose-phosphate 3-epimerase, giving the protein MKQYLIAPSILSADFARLGEDTARALAAGADVVHFDVMDNHYVPNLTIGPMVLKSLRNYGITAPIDVHLMVKPVDRLVPDFAAAGASIITFHPEASEHVDRTLQLIKENGCKAGLVFNPATSLSYLDYVMDKLDVILLMSVNPGFGGQSFIPHTLEKLREVRRRIDESGYDIRLEVDGGVKVNNISEIAAAGADMFVAGSAIFDQPDYKKVIDEMRSELAKVSHG; this is encoded by the coding sequence ATGAAACAGTACCTTATTGCCCCTTCAATTTTGTCGGCTGACTTTGCCCGTCTGGGGGAAGACACTGCCCGTGCGCTAGCCGCCGGGGCGGATGTGGTTCATTTCGATGTTATGGATAACCATTACGTGCCGAACCTGACCATCGGACCGATGGTGTTAAAATCGCTGCGTAATTACGGCATCACCGCACCTATTGACGTGCATCTGATGGTGAAGCCCGTTGACCGTCTGGTCCCGGATTTTGCTGCCGCAGGTGCTAGCATTATCACTTTCCACCCTGAAGCCTCCGAGCATGTCGACCGTACCTTACAGCTGATTAAAGAAAATGGCTGTAAGGCTGGTCTGGTGTTTAACCCGGCCACGTCGCTTAGCTATCTCGACTATGTGATGGATAAGCTTGACGTTATCCTGCTGATGTCGGTAAACCCTGGCTTTGGTGGACAATCCTTTATCCCTCACACCCTGGAAAAACTGCGTGAAGTCCGTCGCCGCATTGATGAATCCGGCTATGACATTCGCCTTGAGGTGGATGGCGGTGTGAAGGTAAACAATATTAGTGAAATTGCGGCAGCCGGGGCGGATATGTTTGTCGCCGGTTCGGCGATTTTCGACCAACCAGACTACAAAAAAGTCATTGATGAAATGCGCAGTGAACTGGCAAAGGTAAGTCATGGATAA
- the gph gene encoding phosphoglycolate phosphatase, translating to MDKLQTIRGVAFDLDGTLVDSAPGLTAAVDNALYALELPVAGEERVITWIGNGADVLMERALNWARQERATLRASQGKPSVDSDDIPQEEQLRVLRSLFDRYYADFAEEGSFLFPHVEQTLAALHDSGLPLALVTNKPTPFVAPILESLGIARYFSVVIGGDDVQNKKPHPEPLLKVVEKLALTPEALLFVGDSRNDIQAAKAAGCTSVGLTYGYNYGEAIAKSEPDVVFDHFNQLLPALGLANSEHQESNND from the coding sequence ATGGATAAATTACAAACCATTCGCGGCGTCGCGTTTGATCTCGATGGCACGCTGGTAGACAGCGCGCCAGGGCTTACAGCGGCGGTGGATAACGCCCTGTATGCACTCGAACTTCCGGTTGCTGGCGAAGAGCGTGTCATTACCTGGATCGGCAATGGCGCTGACGTATTAATGGAGCGGGCGCTGAATTGGGCCCGTCAGGAACGCGCGACGCTGCGCGCTTCACAGGGGAAACCCTCCGTCGATAGTGACGATATCCCACAGGAAGAGCAGCTACGTGTGCTGCGCAGCCTGTTTGACCGTTATTATGCCGACTTCGCCGAAGAAGGCAGCTTCCTGTTCCCGCACGTTGAACAGACGCTGGCTGCGCTGCATGACAGTGGATTACCGCTGGCGCTGGTGACCAACAAGCCGACGCCATTCGTTGCCCCTATTCTGGAATCGCTGGGCATTGCCCGCTATTTCTCTGTCGTCATCGGCGGTGACGATGTGCAGAACAAAAAGCCGCACCCGGAGCCACTGCTGAAAGTGGTCGAGAAACTGGCGTTGACCCCAGAAGCACTGCTGTTTGTCGGCGATTCACGTAACGATATTCAGGCAGCCAAAGCGGCGGGCTGTACTTCCGTTGGTCTGACCTACGGCTATAACTACGGCGAAGCGATTGCAAAAAGCGAACCGGACGTTGTCTTCGACCACTTTAATCAACTTTTGCCCGCTCTTGGGCTTGCGAATAGTGAACATCAGGAATCAAACAATGACTAA